AAAAGTCGTTTGTAATTCGATGAGCCAACTAACCTTCATTCTCTCCCTGTCGAGAAATCAATTTCATCGCGAGTCATCCACAAAGTTCATCAGGGAAAATGAGTTGAGAGCAAATCCCTCCCGTTAGAGCTCGACAAAGGTTGCCAACCTTCAAGAAAATGAGCTCCATTTAAAGGAGTAGTGGCATGTTCTTGCATTAACCTCACATGAGTAAAGCTTCTTGACCTTTTAAATCCGATGTCTGGTTTTGCTCAAGAACGTGGTCGATCTGGCATGGGTGTTAGTGTCGAGAGCTATTGTTCAAGATAATGTGATAAAATTGTTTCAGGTGGAAGCGTACTGATTTGATAATTCTGAATAGTGTTTGATCATTTGCCCTAAGAATCGTGGACTTCATTGTCTTACCTATTCGTACTCCTATTGTATTTCTTATCCAGTACCGGCATTGATTAAGCTAGATTGAATTGAAGTCAGTTACGTGTTTTCTTTGTAGATAGAATGAATTTAGCTCAAATGGAGGACTTAATTGTTCACTATTGATCAATCCAGGAAAAAGGGAATGACAATGACAGAGCTTCTGGTAGCTCTGGCGATATCGTCTGTCGTGCTACTGATTGTTACTCTGGTCTCAACACAGTCTCTAAGAATTTCGAGAGGTACTAATGCGTCTATGACCATTGATGAGCAGATTACGAAGTTACATTCTTCAATGAACTATCTTGTTTCTAGGCAGTTTGCTGTGTTGTTTTCGTTTGGTAATGAGGAAGAAGACGAAGAGCCACAAGATGAGCCTTATTCACAGATAGTTGTCACTAATAGTATTCCTTCAAATGTTACCCCTTCTGGTTGGGAGACGAAGTCATCATTGATAACTTTCCAACCAGATTTCAGTAGGATTGTTCACTTGTATGAAGGAAAAGAAGGTCAGGGAACACTGATGTCAATTATCGCTGAGTATGTAGAAGGGTTTGAAGTAAGTTTGATAACTGGTACAACTTATCTCAGCTATACTGCAACCTTCACTTATTTTGATCCGGTGAACCCTGGTGTAGCAATCCTCACCAAGGAAGCCAGAGGGGCGGTGAGGTTCTATTAGAAAGGGATTTACGCTTGTGGAGGCAGTGGTATCGATTGCTTTGCTGGCCTTGTTCGTAGCTGGAGGAGTCTTTTTGATAGTTAGATACAACTCTATGTCCGGAAGAATTGCAAATACTTCCACAATGGAGGCGGCAGTAAGTTTTGTTAGGATTTACATAAGGGAAGACGGAATACTGAGAGAATCCTCTACTGAAGCGGAGATTGAAAACAGAATCGGAAAAATCTTGACCGATCTGAATGGGAGCAATGAATATGAAGGAAAGTTAAGTCTTGCAGGACTGGGGAGCATTGAGGTAGTGGATATCACTCAAGAAATGCTGGGTTCGGACAATGATCTTTTTTCGTTCAGAATAGAATTGAGTGACACGATTAGTAAGAAGGAGGAGATCATTCATGTGGTCTTGTCAACGCAATAGAAGAAAAGGATTTGCTCTTGTTGCTACCTTAAGCTTTGTTGCGCTTGGAACGATTATCTTGCTTGCAACTGGGTCTCAGCTATCAAGAACAACAGATGTTCTTGCGAGTTACAAGGCGATCTCAAGAGTACAAAATATTGCAGGCAATGCGGTTGAGGTCGGATCT
The genomic region above belongs to Mesotoga infera and contains:
- a CDS encoding prepilin-type N-terminal cleavage/methylation domain-containing protein, whose translation is MFTIDQSRKKGMTMTELLVALAISSVVLLIVTLVSTQSLRISRGTNASMTIDEQITKLHSSMNYLVSRQFAVLFSFGNEEEDEEPQDEPYSQIVVTNSIPSNVTPSGWETKSSLITFQPDFSRIVHLYEGKEGQGTLMSIIAEYVEGFEVSLITGTTYLSYTATFTYFDPVNPGVAILTKEARGAVRFY
- a CDS encoding prepilin-type N-terminal cleavage/methylation domain-containing protein — protein: MRKGFTLVEAVVSIALLALFVAGGVFLIVRYNSMSGRIANTSTMEAAVSFVRIYIREDGILRESSTEAEIENRIGKILTDLNGSNEYEGKLSLAGLGSIEVVDITQEMLGSDNDLFSFRIELSDTISKKEEIIHVVLSTQ